The following is a genomic window from Deltaproteobacteria bacterium.
TCCGCCAAACGAATAAATACGCCGGTTAAGAACTCCAGCTTGGTGGCAAAGCGGGTGGCACCTTGAAGCAGCAGGTTTTGTAAGACTTGCGCGACGGGGAAAAATCCGTTGGCTTTCTTGATGTCGCGAAAGACGAAGACATTCTCCCACGGCACGAACACGTTATCGAAGATCATGGTGGCATCATTCTCGTCGAAGCGGCTCGATAACGGGTAGTCGAACGGATGCGCTCCACTGGCCTGAAGTTCGTAGGAGGGACGCGAGAGCAATTTGATGCCCGGCGCGTTGGTGGGCGCGATGAACACCAGTGCATGGTCCATGTCGCCATCTCCCAAGGGCATGGCACCATAGTTGAACACAAAATTGTAATGGGTGAACGCTGCCCCCGTACCCACCATTTTCGCGCCGCAGACGACCAGCCCGTCGTCGCGTTCTTTGACCGCGCGGACGAAAACTTCTTTCTGTTCGTGCAGGGCTTTCGAGCGATCCACCATGGGATTGATGCCGACATGGTTCATGTAGAAACATCGGTCTGCGAGTTGGTGATACCAACGGGTCGCATTTTTGGCGTAGGGCTCGAAATATTCCGGCCATGCGCCGAGGCTGACTGCCAAGCCGGCTTTGTAATCTGGACTGCGGCCCATAAAGCCAAAGTGCAGTTTGCTCCACGCCCGCATGGCTTCGGAGCGTGCGAGCAACTCTTGCGGTGTGCGCGCGAGGAGGAAGGATTTGTGGGTGAGCGCACCGTTGGGGGTGATGCCGGCGAGGACAGCTTGTTGGGCGGGATCATGGAGAGCGTCATACAAACGAGCCACCGACCGCGCGCCGTTGCGGAAGCCCGGATGTGTAGTAACATCCGGCACGCGCTCGCCGTTCAGCCAGATTTCCCGGCCATCGCGGAGGCTTTCGAGATACTGCGCGCCGGTCATGGGTACTTGCTGAGGGGTAGTAGCTGGTACAGTGGCTGCTGACATAGACGACTCTCCTTACGTGTTCTGGGGTTGCCTGACGAGTCAGTTCGCGGAACCATAGCGCCAACAGAAATAGAGAGGAAGGGTGATGACGATACGCAAGATCGTTTCTGGCGGTCAAACTGGAGTGGATCGGGCCGCTCTCGACGCGGCGAAAGCACTCGGCCTGGAACGCGGTGGGTGGTGTCCGAAGGATCGGCGCGCGGAAGATGGCCGCATTCCGGACGACTACTCATTACAGGAAACATCCACTGCAGATTATGCCGAACGCACGGAACTGAATGTTCGTGACAGCGACGGCACACTCATCCTCACCGTCGGGCTGCCAAGCGGTGGTACTGCCTATACAATCGAGTGCGCGCGGAAACTGCGTAGGCCATACTTCCTGGTCGATCTCGCGCACGACCCCGACCCTAGTGCAGCAGGGAGGTGGCTTGCCGAGGGGCAGATCTCGGTCTTAAATGTGGCCGGGCCGCGGCAGAGTCAGTTTGCCGTGGGTTATGCGCGCGCCTATCGGTTTTTGCTCGCGCTGTTCCCAAGAAAGCACCCAGATGACCAACCTCGTTAGACTCTACCTCATTCGTCATGGCCGTCCGACCTCCGGGTTTGCCGAAGCCGTCGATCCTGGGCTTGATGAAATCGGCAAAGCGCAAGCCGCAACTGCGGCGCAGGAACTCGCCTCGCTCGGTCCGCTGGCGCTGGCGACCAGTCCGCTGAAGCGTGCGCGTGAAACGGCGGCACCGTTCGAGGCCCTGTGGAAGACCAGCGCGCGTGTCGAGCCTACGGTCGCGGAAATTCCCACGCCAATGAATGACCCGCGCGCTCGCTCTGCCTGGCTGCGCGAGGCCATGCGCGATCAGTGGACCGGTCTGCCGGAGATGCAACAGCAGTGGCGCGAGCGGCTGATTGCTACCTTGACCGGGTTTTCCGTTCCTACCATCATTACGACCCACTTCATTGCCATTAACGTCGCTGTCGGCGTTGCGACTGGGGATGCGCGCATGATTTGCTGCGAACCAGACCATTGTTCCTGTACGGTGTTGGAAGTGCGCGAGGGTCGCTTGCATTTGGTGTCATTAGGGAAACAACGCGAAACGCAGATTCTGTAAGAGGTAAGGCGTAAGGCATAATCGGAGCGAATCGATGACGACTACACCATTAGCTTTTTCTCTCACCACGGCTGCCGTGCCGGTGCTGGCGCAGCATCGCTTCGACGAAGCGCGCCTTGAGCGTTATCTGCTTGAGAACGTGGAAGGTTTCACTGCCTCGCTTATGGTCAGGCAGACCCAAGGCGGCATGTCGAACCCAACGTTCATTCTGACGGATGGCACCGGGAAGAAATACGTGATGCGCAAAAAGCCACCGGGGAAGCTGTTGCCTTCCGCGCATGCCGTGGACCGCGAGTTCCGGGTCATCTCGGCCTTGTGGAATACCGACGTGCCGGTGGCGCGGCCCTACGTCTTGTGTCAGGACCCGTCTGTCCTCGGCGTGGACTTTTATATTATGGATTTTGTCGAAGGACGGGTGTTTCGCGATCAGACGTTGCCGGCGTCGACGCCAGCCGAGCGGAGCGCAATCTATTTGACTCTGGCCGACACCCTGGCGAAATTGCATCGGGTAGATTTTCGTGTTGTCGGATTGGCAGACTACGGGCGAGTCGGCGGCTATTACCCCCGCCAAGTCGCGCTCTGGTCTCGGCAATATGAAGCCGCCAAAACCGAAGAGCTGCCGGCGATGGATAAGCTGAGGCAATGGCTGCCCGAGCATATTCCCCCCGATGAGGAGACAACGATTGTCCATGGAGATTTTCGTCTGGAGAATATGATTTTTCACCCGACCGAACCCCGCGTGCTGGCGGTGATTGACTGGGAACTGAGCACCTTGGGGGTGCCGCTGTCGGATGTCGCGTACAACTGTATCGCCTATCATGTCAGCGATCCGTTGCGCGGCGACATTACCAACTTGGACTATGGCACGTATGGCATTCCTTCCGAGGACGAGTATGTAGCACGTTATTGTCAACAGATGGGGCGTACGGAACTTCCCGATTGGAATTTCACCTTGATCCTGTCTTTGTTCCGTCTCGCAGC
Proteins encoded in this region:
- a CDS encoding Pyoverdin chromophore biosynthetic protein pvcC, translated to MSAATVPATTPQQVPMTGAQYLESLRDGREIWLNGERVPDVTTHPGFRNGARSVARLYDALHDPAQQAVLAGITPNGALTHKSFLLARTPQELLARSEAMRAWSKLHFGFMGRSPDYKAGLAVSLGAWPEYFEPYAKNATRWYHQLADRCFYMNHVGINPMVDRSKALHEQKEVFVRAVKERDDGLVVCGAKMVGTGAAFTHYNFVFNYGAMPLGDGDMDHALVFIAPTNAPGIKLLSRPSYELQASGAHPFDYPLSSRFDENDATMIFDNVFVPWENVFVFRDIKKANGFFPVAQVLQNLLLQGATRFATKLEFLTGVFIRLAESNGTIGFRGVQEKLGEAVANVHMFNALVRDACLSPDPAANGYVAPAHRPLWAYRVIAPLIYPRLKELIQLVAAGGLIQIPSSAKDFHNPELRPFIDRYYKGAGMDAEQRVKLSKLAWDAIGSEFGGRHELYERNYAGNMESMRVETFFAAQAAGDTVALDRMVESCLSDYDLNGWTVPTWMGPGE
- a CDS encoding phosphotransferase, which encodes MTTTPLAFSLTTAAVPVLAQHRFDEARLERYLLENVEGFTASLMVRQTQGGMSNPTFILTDGTGKKYVMRKKPPGKLLPSAHAVDREFRVISALWNTDVPVARPYVLCQDPSVLGVDFYIMDFVEGRVFRDQTLPASTPAERSAIYLTLADTLAKLHRVDFRVVGLADYGRVGGYYPRQVALWSRQYEAAKTEELPAMDKLRQWLPEHIPPDEETTIVHGDFRLENMIFHPTEPRVLAVIDWELSTLGVPLSDVAYNCIAYHVSDPLRGDITNLDYGTYGIPSEDEYVARYCQQMGRTELPDWNFTLILSLFRLAAILQGVYRRGLDGNAASPDALLKRDRCGTLANLAWELVERGVE
- a CDS encoding putative molybdenum carrier protein, which gives rise to MTIRKIVSGGQTGVDRAALDAAKALGLERGGWCPKDRRAEDGRIPDDYSLQETSTADYAERTELNVRDSDGTLILTVGLPSGGTAYTIECARKLRRPYFLVDLAHDPDPSAAGRWLAEGQISVLNVAGPRQSQFAVGYARAYRFLLALFPRKHPDDQPR
- a CDS encoding histidine phosphatase family protein — translated: MTNLVRLYLIRHGRPTSGFAEAVDPGLDEIGKAQAATAAQELASLGPLALATSPLKRARETAAPFEALWKTSARVEPTVAEIPTPMNDPRARSAWLREAMRDQWTGLPEMQQQWRERLIATLTGFSVPTIITTHFIAINVAVGVATGDARMICCEPDHCSCTVLEVREGRLHLVSLGKQRETQIL